In Spirochaetota bacterium, the following are encoded in one genomic region:
- a CDS encoding nitroreductase family protein — MNSTTQQMLARGSIRKFDSSKSVSKELLEHLLSAMLQAPSYINGQQFSVIVVQDPVQKEKIYEYTMPSSGVVMNFIRQAPVFLIFVMDFNKIETAMKIDNAEIKITDSIESLLIGTVDIGILAEAITVAAESHGLGTTIVGAIRKCSEQLIKDFNLPEKTFPIIGLSLGYPAENVFPQVNPRLPLSGIIHYDKYDSKGFSNVLADYNETMKNIYVQKGIDLTWTGLLSKYYSKPINKDLLEVYKKQGFNF; from the coding sequence ATGAATTCAACTACTCAACAAATGCTTGCAAGAGGAAGTATTAGAAAATTTGATTCCTCAAAATCTGTATCCAAAGAATTATTAGAGCATCTATTATCAGCCATGCTTCAAGCACCTAGCTATATTAATGGTCAACAATTTTCTGTAATTGTGGTACAAGATCCCGTTCAAAAAGAAAAAATATATGAATATACAATGCCTAGCTCAGGGGTTGTTATGAATTTCATTAGGCAAGCTCCTGTATTTTTGATATTTGTTATGGATTTTAACAAAATTGAAACAGCGATGAAAATAGATAACGCAGAAATAAAAATAACAGATTCTATTGAATCACTTTTAATTGGAACAGTAGATATTGGGATACTTGCAGAAGCAATAACCGTTGCTGCAGAATCTCATGGATTAGGTACTACTATTGTTGGTGCTATTCGAAAATGTTCAGAACAACTTATCAAAGATTTCAATCTTCCCGAAAAAACATTTCCTATCATTGGTTTATCCTTAGGCTATCCTGCTGAAAATGTTTTTCCACAAGTTAATCCTCGTTTACCTTTGTCTGGCATTATTCATTATGATAAATATGATTCAAAAGGATTCTCCAATGTTTTAGCTGATTATAATGAAACAATGAAAAATATTTATGTTCAAAAAGGAATCGACTTAACTTGGACTGGTCTATTATCCAAATATTATTCCAAACCTATTAACAAAGATCTTTTGGAAGTATATAAAAAACAAGGATTTAATTTCTAA
- a CDS encoding CoA-disulfide reductase, producing MNFIIIGGNATGMSAASRLRKNNPQATITVLEQGDLVSFGACGLPYYIGDEFNNPDNMIVRSVEDFQKNNINVLLYHQAKKIDPINKIVIVSDSSTNTTKNISYDKLIISTGAHPLIPNIEGIELPGIYTLTKMKDGILLKEALRTAKKIIIIGGGFIGLEAAEAMIRQEKTVTILERSESISGRVFDSEMTNYLEESIQKDGVQLCLEETVTAFKGNEKIQQVITNKSTYNADLVIIATGFIPTTKWCADIGLNMLPNGAIIIDEYCQTNLPDIYSGGDCATVKHAVSNQNSYIPLATNANKLGRLLGDILTDKKTKFQGTLGSSALRFLDFQIARTGISEHEAKSLGLNYATNFITDYDHTSYVPNQSKLHIKLIYDKETRVILGGQMCGAKGAVLRVDVLAVAILKKMTVDELGMMDLIYSPPFSRTWDILNIAGNTCK from the coding sequence ATGAATTTCATTATTATCGGTGGAAATGCAACAGGAATGTCTGCTGCATCTCGTTTACGCAAAAATAATCCTCAAGCAACTATCACTGTTTTAGAACAAGGTGATCTTGTGTCTTTTGGAGCTTGTGGACTACCTTATTATATAGGAGATGAATTTAATAATCCTGATAATATGATCGTTCGATCTGTAGAAGATTTTCAAAAAAATAATATAAATGTATTATTATATCATCAAGCAAAAAAAATTGATCCAATTAATAAAATAGTAATAGTATCTGATAGTAGTACTAACACTACAAAAAATATTTCTTACGACAAACTTATAATTTCTACTGGTGCTCATCCTTTAATTCCTAATATTGAAGGGATTGAATTACCTGGTATTTATACACTTACCAAAATGAAAGATGGAATTCTACTCAAAGAAGCCCTTCGTACTGCCAAAAAAATAATTATTATTGGTGGTGGATTTATCGGATTAGAAGCAGCCGAAGCAATGATTCGTCAAGAAAAAACAGTAACTATTCTTGAAAGAAGTGAGTCTATCAGTGGACGAGTATTCGATAGTGAAATGACTAACTACTTAGAAGAAAGTATCCAAAAAGATGGTGTTCAACTTTGCTTAGAAGAAACTGTTACTGCTTTCAAAGGAAACGAAAAAATACAGCAAGTTATTACAAATAAAAGCACTTATAATGCTGATTTAGTTATCATTGCTACAGGATTTATTCCAACTACCAAATGGTGTGCAGATATAGGATTAAATATGCTCCCTAATGGAGCGATTATTATTGATGAGTATTGTCAAACCAATCTTCCAGATATATATTCTGGAGGAGATTGTGCAACGGTAAAACATGCTGTCTCTAATCAAAATAGTTATATCCCTCTTGCTACTAATGCTAATAAATTAGGGCGTCTTTTGGGTGATATTCTTACAGATAAAAAAACAAAATTTCAAGGGACTCTCGGTTCTTCAGCATTACGTTTTTTAGATTTTCAAATAGCACGAACAGGAATTAGTGAACATGAGGCAAAATCCTTAGGACTTAATTATGCAACTAATTTTATTACTGATTATGATCATACATCTTATGTACCAAATCAATCCAAATTACATATTAAATTAATCTATGACAAAGAGACTAGAGTTATTCTTGGTGGACAAATGTGTGGAGCAAAGGGAGCTGTGTTAAGAGTTGATGTTTTAGCGGTAGCTATTTTAAAAAAAATGACTGTTGATGAATTGGGAATGATGGATCTTATTTATTCACCTCCATTTTCACGAACATGGGATATACTGAATATTGCAGGAAATACTTGTAAATAA
- the msrA gene encoding peptide-methionine (S)-S-oxide reductase MsrA, with translation MTKSIVFAGGCFWGVEKFFSLIDGVTHTEVAYVNGNTSHPSYKEVCTLNTGHTEAIKVEYDSTKITLLELLEFYYKVVDPTSLNKQGNDVGQQYRTGIYSNDPEDIILAKESLTQLQKSYKNPIVIEVTTLENYTKAEDYHQNYLNKNPNGYCHLTQEHFQLASKKKSSDI, from the coding sequence ATGACAAAATCAATTGTATTTGCTGGTGGATGTTTTTGGGGAGTAGAAAAATTTTTCTCTTTGATAGATGGTGTTACTCATACAGAGGTAGCTTATGTTAATGGAAACACATCTCACCCTAGCTATAAAGAAGTGTGTACTCTTAATACAGGACATACAGAAGCTATAAAAGTAGAATATGATTCTACTAAAATTACTCTTTTAGAATTATTAGAGTTTTATTATAAAGTTGTTGATCCTACTTCTCTTAACAAACAAGGTAATGATGTCGGTCAACAATACAGAACAGGTATCTATTCAAACGATCCTGAAGACATAATTTTGGCCAAAGAGTCTCTTACACAACTACAAAAATCGTACAAAAATCCTATTGTTATTGAAGTAACAACTTTAGAAAACTATACAAAAGCAGAAGACTATCATCAAAACTATCTTAATAAAAATCCTAATGGTTATTGTCATCTTACTCAAGAACACTTTCAATTAGCTAGTAAGAAAAAATCGTCAGATATTTAA
- a CDS encoding cation:dicarboxylase symporter family transporter has protein sequence MLQKPLFTNFLKLSDPLTFIAIALLISCFFIIYLLEKKKISFSIRMFIGLVLGIALGFLIQVVAQFPDTTIIQSTPWMQETITWYGLFGSAFVAFIQMLVFPIIMISLIQVILSLKNDFNISSLVKRTLFWLMLTTGIATLIGVFLSIVTNLGSNIMIVDQTTRKSREVITLVQVFLNLIPSNPIKAMNENNVIAIVIFSSLVGSSARIMRSKEKYKRVLDLFADLIDALYRIVMSMAMTIVKFMPYGVIALMSNTLISNGTTAIQQAFLFIVLIYTACFLMMIVYAIILIFHGLNPLTFFKKSSPALLMALSSRSSVGSLPMTISTLENELGVNTGTANFVSSLGSTMGMNGCAGYFPGMIAIMVAIMTNTPIDISFIFMILIIAVLGSLGIAGIPGSATMAASIMLAGIGMSEYFPLLAIVLAIDPLIDMARTMSNVNGAMISAVCIDKELGTLNIEKYNS, from the coding sequence ATGTTACAAAAACCTTTATTTACTAATTTTCTTAAGTTATCAGACCCGCTAACATTTATCGCTATAGCGCTACTAATTTCTTGTTTTTTCATCATATATTTATTAGAAAAGAAAAAAATATCTTTTTCTATACGTATGTTTATTGGACTTGTATTAGGAATAGCTTTGGGCTTTTTAATTCAAGTAGTTGCTCAATTTCCTGACACTACAATTATTCAATCTACTCCATGGATGCAAGAAACAATTACTTGGTATGGCTTATTTGGATCTGCTTTTGTAGCATTTATTCAAATGTTAGTATTTCCTATTATTATGATATCACTCATTCAAGTAATTTTAAGCTTAAAAAATGATTTTAATATTTCATCTTTAGTAAAACGCACACTATTTTGGTTAATGCTTACTACAGGTATTGCTACTTTGATAGGTGTTTTCTTGTCTATTGTTACCAATTTAGGATCAAATATTATGATCGTAGATCAAACAACAAGAAAATCTCGTGAAGTAATCACTCTTGTTCAAGTCTTTTTAAATCTTATTCCTAGCAATCCTATCAAAGCTATGAATGAGAATAATGTTATAGCTATTGTTATTTTTTCGTCTTTAGTAGGTTCATCTGCCCGTATTATGCGTTCTAAAGAAAAATACAAACGTGTATTAGATTTATTCGCTGATCTAATTGATGCTCTATACAGAATTGTAATGTCTATGGCAATGACTATTGTCAAATTCATGCCTTATGGGGTAATAGCACTTATGTCTAACACTTTGATCTCCAATGGTACTACCGCCATACAACAAGCATTTTTATTTATTGTTTTAATTTATACAGCATGTTTTTTAATGATGATTGTATATGCAATTATTCTTATTTTTCACGGACTTAATCCCCTTACCTTTTTCAAAAAATCTAGCCCTGCACTTCTTATGGCTCTTTCAAGTCGTTCTTCTGTAGGATCTTTGCCAATGACTATTTCAACTCTAGAGAATGAGCTTGGAGTTAATACAGGAACAGCTAATTTCGTATCATCTTTGGGTTCAACAATGGGAATGAATGGGTGTGCTGGCTATTTTCCAGGTATGATTGCCATTATGGTTGCTATTATGACAAATACACCTATTGATATAAGTTTTATTTTTATGATACTTATTATTGCTGTATTAGGTTCTTTAGGAATTGCAGGTATTCCTGGTAGTGCAACTATGGCTGCATCTATCATGCTTGCAGGAATCGGCATGAGTGAATATTTTCCTTTACTAGCAATTGTGTTGGCTATCGATCCTCTTATTGATATGGCTCGTACAATGAGCAATGTTAACGGTGCTATGATTTCAGCAGTATGTATTGACAAAGAATTAGGCACATTAAATATAGAAAAATATAATAGTTAA